One Stenotrophomonas maltophilia DNA window includes the following coding sequences:
- the rnd gene encoding ribonuclease D: MATWITTPAELDPYFQQRPARIGLDTEFIRERTFWPQLALVQMAVGQDILLIDPLIPGMTEALAHWLADESITKVMHSASEDLVAFKWACGVLPRPLFDTQIGASLAGIGGGMGYQKLVAEITGVALAKGETRSDWMRRPLSESQLQYAADDVEHLFALHDAIDAKLQALGRQQWLQDDGERLLASVANDEDRWPHLAMRSAQFLDADAQHRLLRLLRWRDVQARSSDRPRSWILDNELAATLARTPPADAAALAKLFEQFPKAPRKLAGAVWQALDTPLADEAEAPLALPANDSNKQALKKLQDAVAERSRELGLPDGVLASRKHLESYLERRQWPTALAGWRQQELESRLQALLPAA, encoded by the coding sequence GTGGCAACCTGGATCACCACCCCCGCCGAGCTGGATCCGTACTTCCAGCAGCGTCCGGCCCGCATCGGCCTGGACACCGAATTCATCCGTGAACGCACCTTCTGGCCGCAGCTGGCCCTGGTGCAGATGGCGGTCGGGCAGGACATCCTGCTCATCGACCCGCTGATTCCCGGCATGACCGAGGCGCTTGCGCATTGGCTGGCCGATGAATCCATCACCAAGGTAATGCACAGCGCCAGCGAAGACCTGGTTGCCTTCAAGTGGGCCTGCGGCGTGCTGCCGCGACCGCTGTTCGACACCCAGATCGGGGCATCGCTGGCCGGCATAGGCGGCGGCATGGGCTACCAGAAGCTGGTGGCGGAGATCACCGGAGTGGCGCTGGCCAAAGGCGAGACCCGCTCGGACTGGATGCGCCGCCCGCTGTCCGAGTCGCAGCTGCAGTACGCCGCCGACGACGTCGAGCACCTGTTCGCGCTGCATGACGCCATCGATGCAAAGCTGCAGGCGCTGGGCCGCCAGCAGTGGCTGCAGGACGACGGCGAGCGCCTGCTGGCCAGCGTTGCCAATGACGAAGACCGCTGGCCGCACCTGGCGATGCGCTCGGCACAGTTCCTCGACGCTGACGCGCAGCACCGCCTGCTGCGCCTGCTGCGCTGGCGCGATGTGCAGGCACGCAGCAGCGACCGCCCGCGAAGCTGGATCCTGGACAACGAACTGGCCGCCACGCTGGCACGCACGCCACCGGCCGATGCCGCTGCGCTGGCCAAGCTGTTCGAACAATTCCCGAAGGCACCGCGCAAGCTCGCTGGCGCTGTGTGGCAGGCGCTGGACACACCGCTGGCCGATGAGGCCGAGGCACCGCTGGCGCTGCCGGCCAACGACAGCAACAAGCAGGCACTGAAGAAGCTGCAGGATGCCGTGGCCGAGCGCAGCCGCGAGCTGGGCCTGCCGGATGGCGTGCTGGCCTCGCGCAAGCACCTGGAAAGCTATCTGGAACGTCGCCAGTGGCCCACCGCACTGGCCGGCTGGCGCCAGCAGGAACTGGAATCGCGACTGCAGGCCCTGCTGCCCGCAGCTTGA
- a CDS encoding DUF4034 domain-containing protein, translating to MTNGIAKDGLSVEDLAWRTQARTALQEHDHAALDALLAPHEHAWLDGARALPGIRWRLRNLQDKVLTLDERLQQAQRWVAAAPHSYYAWLRLGACWQDAAGELRSADVAALVEDSQWLAAQLARDHAVHAYLQAIPLSSRPALALDGIKRITSYLREPNWLLALQAGQPAQSDEAALAEHYPQAWPQALQLLSRFGAPLQDLPDSLPPLLHDRSQDDFDAPLAYWMRLVLEQRPDDLSTLEDTLYFLYPRWGGSHEAMEDFIEGSWCRGLDLAQSNALRWRKAQDWLAESPQRDDSETVAAHERAYTQILDWHLDRNLRAEVLTQRAGLRYRLGRHEDVENDVQWDAQHMQAVFEDLQQAWALDRDMVLHEGLSNLEACTWFAHVDGAEALFAQVVDYAAREGDSAIGLLWAATAIEHGLLGQTADPERAAPLLQRALKLAPQENTSAVTFAANLFCDVSQTAGLSLLQRMADDGDAGAMSALCDLYKGRLGGRDQPQFADAEKAAYWQERAVEGGDLIATYNLGVRLVAAGGADNEARARELYLRCLDEAETGERVWGPTCRNLACLALDGQNDAHKREAVERALIPLWWRGDDDDKLWAAGYLADIYHFGNGVPANAFLALTWLQRASEIDPEYVDVVRMTPLINGAGRWFGASRARKQQEQDRQQVDSATWALTFGQRSQDSDLTAV from the coding sequence ATGACAAATGGAATTGCGAAGGACGGCCTCTCCGTCGAGGACCTGGCCTGGCGCACGCAGGCGCGTACCGCGCTGCAGGAACACGACCATGCAGCGCTGGATGCACTGCTGGCCCCTCACGAACACGCCTGGCTGGACGGCGCGCGTGCGCTGCCGGGCATCCGCTGGCGCCTGCGCAACCTGCAGGACAAGGTCCTGACTCTGGATGAGCGCCTGCAGCAGGCACAGCGATGGGTCGCCGCCGCACCACACAGCTACTACGCCTGGCTGCGCCTGGGTGCGTGCTGGCAGGATGCTGCCGGCGAACTGCGCAGCGCCGACGTGGCCGCACTGGTGGAGGACAGCCAGTGGCTGGCCGCGCAGCTGGCCCGCGACCACGCCGTGCACGCCTACCTGCAGGCGATCCCGCTGTCGTCGCGCCCGGCACTGGCGCTGGATGGCATCAAGCGCATCACCAGCTACCTGCGCGAGCCGAACTGGCTGCTCGCGCTGCAGGCCGGGCAGCCGGCGCAGTCTGACGAGGCCGCATTGGCTGAACATTATCCGCAGGCGTGGCCGCAGGCGCTTCAGCTGCTGTCGCGCTTCGGTGCGCCGCTGCAGGACCTGCCCGACAGCCTGCCGCCGCTGCTGCATGACCGCAGCCAGGACGACTTCGATGCGCCGCTGGCGTACTGGATGCGCCTGGTGCTGGAACAGCGCCCCGACGACCTGAGCACGCTGGAAGACACCCTGTACTTCCTGTACCCGCGCTGGGGTGGCAGCCACGAGGCAATGGAAGACTTCATCGAGGGCAGCTGGTGCCGCGGCCTCGACCTGGCGCAGAGCAATGCACTGCGCTGGCGCAAGGCGCAGGACTGGCTGGCCGAGTCCCCGCAGCGCGATGACAGCGAAACCGTAGCGGCGCACGAGCGGGCGTACACGCAGATCCTCGACTGGCACCTGGACCGCAACCTGCGCGCGGAGGTACTGACCCAGCGCGCCGGACTGCGTTACCGGCTCGGCCGCCATGAGGATGTCGAGAACGACGTGCAGTGGGACGCCCAGCACATGCAGGCGGTGTTCGAGGACCTGCAGCAGGCCTGGGCGCTGGACCGCGACATGGTCCTGCACGAAGGCCTCAGCAATCTCGAGGCCTGCACCTGGTTTGCCCACGTCGACGGTGCCGAGGCACTGTTTGCCCAGGTGGTGGACTACGCCGCGCGCGAAGGTGATTCAGCGATCGGCCTGCTCTGGGCCGCGACGGCCATCGAGCATGGGCTGCTTGGCCAGACCGCCGACCCGGAACGCGCTGCGCCCTTGCTGCAGCGCGCATTGAAACTGGCGCCGCAGGAGAACACCTCGGCTGTCACCTTCGCCGCCAATCTGTTCTGCGATGTCTCACAGACAGCCGGCCTGTCGCTGCTGCAGCGCATGGCCGACGATGGCGACGCCGGCGCCATGTCGGCACTGTGCGACCTGTACAAGGGCCGCCTGGGTGGCCGTGATCAGCCGCAGTTCGCTGATGCAGAGAAGGCCGCGTACTGGCAGGAACGCGCCGTGGAAGGCGGCGACCTGATCGCCACCTACAACCTTGGCGTGCGCCTGGTCGCTGCCGGTGGTGCAGACAACGAAGCGCGCGCACGTGAGCTGTACCTGCGCTGCCTGGACGAAGCGGAAACCGGTGAACGCGTCTGGGGCCCGACCTGCCGCAACCTGGCCTGCCTGGCCCTGGACGGCCAGAACGACGCGCACAAGCGCGAAGCGGTCGAGCGTGCGTTGATTCCGCTGTGGTGGCGCGGCGATGACGACGACAAGCTGTGGGCCGCCGGCTATCTGGCCGACATCTACCACTTCGGCAATGGCGTGCCGGCCAATGCGTTCCTGGCGCTGACCTGGCTGCAACGCGCCAGCGAGATCGATCCGGAGTATGTGGACGTGGTACGCATGACGCCGCTGATCAACGGCGCAGGCCGCTGGTTCGGCGCCAGCCGCGCACGCAAGCAGCAGGAACAGGACCGCCAGCAGGTGGACAGCGCCACCTGGGCCCTGACCTTCGGCCAGCGCAGCCAGGACAGCGACCTCACCGCGGTCTGA
- a CDS encoding TonB-dependent receptor: MPSHSDSRRLSGMSSSFVSFRRRPLALACAGLALVGSFGAAAQDSAPTPTGLDTITVTAEHREQNLQEVPVSVGVVQGERMRDFTAGGDDTLLALSGRVPSLYAETTTGRIFPRFYIRGLGNIDFYLGASQPVSIIQDDVVLEHVVLKSNPVYDVDQVEVLRGPQGSLFGRNTTAGIIKFDTLKPTQDYTGRVSASYATYNSVSIDGGFGGPINDIASFRVSALYQHRDDYVDNTYKGPSADGTVSPKKNAMGGFDDRNVRAQLLLTPSDQFSILASAHARDYEGTSTLFLRGALTKGSNKTDVPRDQVAYDEADNNPQAYKTYGGSVKARYDFGAIDFTSITAYETTSGYSRGDTDGGAAVNFPVNGVPNGYGQSMGRIRDLDQWTQEFRLASHDDNALQWQAGAFYFNGSDTTDFYQRAWFLQGAARNPNNWVRLRNKNTSWAGFGQLSYAFTDKFTVTAGLRQTKDEKHTRLLKTADTAAGVVTYKGRTDVKMSDTTPSWDLSAMYQITPDVSVYAKVARGFRGPTIQGRSAVFNADFTTADSETILSWEAGVKSSLWDNRLRLNATAFTYTVNDIQLNGNDSDGNGVLFNADKAKAYGFEADMELRPIPNLTLSAGLSLLHSEIKDKRVYAQVCGLNGQVVCTVGDPTIKVGANTFAQIDGNPLPNAPKYNVNLAARYDFPVSDAGTMFVSTDWNKQGYTSFVLYDSKEFNSKGDFEGGLKIGYSGNYGAYEVALFARNITNEKNLKGVIENYMAAVYNEPRTVGVSLNMNW; the protein is encoded by the coding sequence ATGCCCTCCCATTCCGATTCCCGCCGCCTGTCGGGTATGTCGTCTTCCTTTGTTTCCTTCCGCCGCCGCCCGCTGGCCCTGGCCTGTGCCGGCCTGGCCCTGGTCGGCAGCTTCGGTGCCGCCGCGCAGGACAGCGCGCCGACCCCGACCGGCCTGGACACGATCACCGTGACCGCCGAACACCGCGAGCAGAACCTGCAGGAAGTGCCGGTCTCGGTGGGCGTGGTGCAGGGCGAGCGCATGCGCGACTTCACCGCCGGCGGCGACGATACCCTGCTGGCGCTGTCCGGCCGCGTGCCGAGCCTGTATGCGGAAACCACCACCGGCCGTATCTTCCCGCGCTTCTACATCCGTGGTCTGGGCAACATCGACTTCTACCTGGGTGCCTCGCAGCCGGTGTCGATCATCCAGGACGACGTGGTGCTGGAACACGTGGTGCTGAAGTCCAATCCGGTCTATGACGTGGACCAGGTGGAAGTGCTGCGCGGCCCGCAGGGCTCGCTGTTCGGCCGCAACACCACCGCCGGCATCATCAAGTTCGACACCCTGAAGCCGACCCAGGACTACACCGGCCGCGTCAGCGCCAGCTACGCGACCTATAACAGCGTGTCGATCGACGGCGGCTTCGGCGGCCCGATCAACGACATCGCCTCGTTCCGCGTGTCGGCCCTGTACCAGCACCGCGACGACTACGTCGACAACACCTACAAGGGCCCGAGCGCCGACGGCACGGTCAGCCCGAAGAAGAACGCCATGGGCGGCTTCGATGACCGAAACGTGCGCGCGCAGCTGCTGCTGACCCCGAGCGACCAGTTCTCGATCCTGGCCTCGGCCCACGCCCGTGACTACGAAGGCACCTCGACCCTGTTCCTGCGCGGTGCGCTGACCAAGGGCTCGAACAAGACCGACGTGCCGCGCGACCAGGTCGCCTACGACGAAGCCGACAACAACCCGCAGGCCTACAAGACCTACGGTGGCTCGGTGAAGGCGCGTTACGACTTCGGCGCGATCGACTTCACCTCGATCACCGCCTACGAAACCACCTCCGGCTACAGCCGCGGCGACACCGACGGCGGTGCCGCGGTGAACTTCCCGGTCAACGGCGTGCCGAACGGCTACGGCCAGTCGATGGGCCGCATCCGCGACCTGGACCAGTGGACCCAGGAATTCCGCCTGGCCAGCCATGACGACAACGCCCTGCAGTGGCAGGCCGGTGCGTTCTACTTCAACGGCAGCGACACCACCGACTTCTACCAGCGCGCGTGGTTCCTGCAGGGCGCGGCACGCAACCCGAACAACTGGGTGCGCCTGCGCAACAAGAACACCTCGTGGGCCGGTTTCGGCCAGCTGAGCTACGCCTTCACTGACAAGTTCACCGTCACCGCCGGCCTGCGCCAGACCAAGGACGAGAAGCACACCCGCCTGCTGAAGACCGCTGACACTGCCGCTGGCGTGGTCACCTACAAGGGCCGCACCGACGTCAAGATGTCCGACACCACCCCGAGCTGGGATCTGAGCGCGATGTACCAGATCACGCCGGACGTGAGCGTCTACGCCAAGGTCGCGCGTGGCTTCCGCGGCCCGACCATCCAGGGCCGTTCGGCGGTGTTCAATGCCGATTTCACCACCGCCGATTCCGAGACGATCCTGTCCTGGGAAGCGGGCGTGAAGAGCAGCCTGTGGGACAACCGCCTGCGCCTGAACGCCACCGCGTTCACCTACACCGTCAACGACATCCAGCTCAACGGCAACGATTCGGACGGCAACGGCGTGCTGTTCAACGCCGACAAGGCCAAGGCCTACGGCTTCGAAGCCGACATGGAGCTGCGCCCGATCCCGAACCTGACCCTGAGCGCCGGCCTGAGCCTGCTGCACAGCGAGATCAAGGACAAGCGCGTCTACGCGCAGGTCTGCGGCCTCAACGGCCAGGTGGTCTGCACCGTCGGCGACCCGACCATCAAGGTCGGTGCCAACACCTTCGCCCAGATCGACGGCAATCCGCTGCCGAACGCGCCGAAGTACAACGTCAACCTGGCCGCCCGCTACGATTTCCCGGTCAGCGACGCCGGCACCATGTTCGTGTCCACCGACTGGAACAAGCAGGGTTACACCAGCTTCGTGCTGTACGACAGCAAGGAGTTCAACTCCAAGGGTGACTTCGAGGGCGGCCTGAAGATCGGCTACTCGGGCAACTACGGTGCCTACGAAGTGGCGCTGTTCGCGCGCAACATCACCAACGAGAAGAACCTCAAGGGTGTGATCGAGAACTACATGGCCGCGGTCTACAACGAGCCGCGCACTGTCGGCGTCTCGCTGAACATGAACTGGTAA
- a CDS encoding SDR family oxidoreductase, producing MRLNNKIALITGASAGIGRASALRFAAEGAKLVLNARRPEPLQALAEQIRAAGGEAVVHAADVADPGTAQALVDLAQRSFGGLDIALNNAGMLGPGVPAAEFPADAWREVMATNLDAAFHAARAQLPALLARGGGSLVFVGTFVGHTVGFPGMAAYASSKAGLIGLSQVIAAEYGARGVRSNVLLPGGTDTEMGRQAAPTGDARDFVRSLHALKRMAEPEEIANAALFLASDESSFVTGTAMRVEGGVSITRT from the coding sequence ATGCGCCTGAACAACAAGATCGCTCTCATCACCGGTGCCAGCGCTGGCATTGGCCGCGCCAGCGCGCTGCGCTTCGCCGCCGAAGGGGCGAAGCTGGTGCTCAACGCACGGCGGCCGGAGCCGCTGCAGGCGCTGGCCGAGCAGATTCGCGCCGCCGGTGGCGAAGCCGTGGTGCATGCCGCCGACGTGGCCGACCCGGGCACGGCACAGGCGCTGGTCGATCTGGCCCAGCGGTCCTTCGGCGGCCTGGACATCGCCCTCAACAATGCAGGCATGCTCGGCCCGGGCGTGCCGGCGGCGGAGTTCCCGGCGGACGCCTGGCGCGAGGTGATGGCCACCAATCTGGACGCCGCCTTCCATGCGGCACGCGCGCAGTTGCCGGCACTGCTGGCGCGCGGCGGCGGCTCGCTGGTGTTCGTTGGCACCTTCGTCGGCCACACCGTGGGATTCCCGGGCATGGCGGCCTATGCGTCGAGCAAGGCCGGGTTGATCGGCCTGAGCCAGGTGATCGCTGCCGAATACGGCGCGCGCGGCGTACGCAGCAACGTGCTGCTGCCCGGTGGCACCGATACCGAGATGGGCCGGCAGGCGGCACCGACCGGCGATGCCCGCGACTTCGTGCGCTCGCTGCACGCACTGAAGCGCATGGCCGAGCCGGAGGAGATCGCCAACGCGGCGCTGTTCCTGGCCAGCGACGAAAGCAGTTTCGTTACCGGTACCGCGATGCGCGTGGAGGGTGGAGTGTCGATCACCCGTACCTGA
- a CDS encoding bifunctional transcriptional activator/DNA repair enzyme AdaA, translating into MNSTATTALDARVERVCRHLQTSLDEPSLQELADIAGCSPTRLHRLFKQATGLTPKQYAAALRADRLRTGLEQQERITDAFHDAGFGSSGRFYENAPKLLGMTPKQWRAGGRGEVIHFAIAESSLGSVLVASSGTGVVAILLGDDPETLLQSLQQRFRQAELVGADQGYEQLVAQVVGLVEDPSRGATLPLDIRGTAFQQRVWQALQQIPRGQTASYADIAARIGAPRSSRAVARACASNPLAVAVPCHRVVRRDGDLSGYAWGVARKRELLRREKASTA; encoded by the coding sequence ATGAACAGTACCGCCACCACCGCCCTCGATGCCCGCGTCGAACGGGTCTGCCGCCACCTGCAGACCAGCCTCGACGAACCCTCACTGCAGGAACTGGCCGACATCGCCGGCTGCAGCCCGACCCGGCTGCATCGCCTGTTCAAGCAGGCCACAGGGTTGACCCCCAAGCAGTACGCTGCCGCGCTGCGCGCCGACCGCCTGCGCACCGGGCTTGAACAGCAGGAACGCATCACCGATGCCTTCCATGATGCCGGCTTCGGTTCCAGTGGGCGCTTCTACGAGAACGCACCGAAGTTGCTGGGCATGACGCCCAAGCAATGGCGCGCAGGTGGCCGCGGCGAAGTCATCCACTTCGCTATCGCCGAAAGTTCACTGGGTAGCGTGCTGGTCGCCAGCAGCGGGACCGGCGTGGTCGCGATCCTGCTCGGCGACGATCCGGAGACGCTGCTGCAGTCATTGCAGCAACGCTTCCGCCAGGCCGAACTGGTCGGCGCCGACCAGGGCTATGAGCAACTGGTGGCACAGGTCGTAGGCCTGGTCGAGGATCCTTCGCGAGGCGCCACGTTGCCACTGGACATCCGCGGCACCGCGTTCCAGCAACGGGTGTGGCAGGCACTGCAGCAGATTCCGCGCGGGCAGACTGCCTCGTATGCGGATATCGCCGCGCGTATCGGCGCGCCGCGCTCAAGCCGTGCCGTCGCACGCGCATGCGCAAGCAATCCGTTGGCGGTGGCCGTGCCCTGCCACCGCGTGGTACGCCGCGATGGCGACCTGTCCGGCTATGCGTGGGGCGTAGCGCGCAAGCGCGAGCTGCTGCGCCGGGAGAAGGCCTCGACTGCCTGA
- a CDS encoding NADP-dependent oxidoreductase, whose amino-acid sequence MSDPSTTSRIVLASRPQGAPSAANFRLEQTALPALADGEVLLRNRYLSLDPYMRGRMDEGPSYAAPVAVGAVMEGQTVAEVLRSNADGVTVGELVLAPGGWQTHAVLPAKALGRHLDPAGLPLSTALGVYGMPGFTAYSSLHEIARLKPGETLVVAAATGPVGATVAQLAKLQGARVVAIAGGETKRAYLQTLGVDVALDHRVADFADQLRAAVPAGIDVYFENVGGHVLDAVLPLLNDFARIPVCGTIATYNERGVEQLGPDRLPALFSQILRQRLTVRGFIVHDFNHLWPEFEREMPQWLRDGRIQYREDVVEGLENAPEAFFGLLQGRNFGKLVVKLD is encoded by the coding sequence ATGTCCGATCCCTCGACCACCTCCCGCATCGTGCTTGCGTCGCGTCCGCAGGGGGCGCCAAGTGCAGCCAACTTCCGCCTGGAACAGACAGCGTTGCCGGCACTGGCCGATGGCGAGGTGCTGCTGCGCAACCGCTACCTGTCGCTGGACCCGTACATGCGGGGACGCATGGACGAAGGCCCGTCGTACGCCGCGCCGGTGGCGGTGGGCGCGGTGATGGAAGGGCAGACCGTGGCCGAGGTGCTGCGGTCCAACGCCGACGGTGTGACGGTGGGAGAGCTGGTGCTGGCGCCGGGTGGCTGGCAGACCCACGCGGTGCTGCCGGCCAAGGCGCTGGGGCGTCATCTGGATCCGGCCGGACTGCCGCTGAGTACGGCGCTGGGCGTGTATGGCATGCCGGGTTTCACCGCCTATTCCAGCCTGCATGAAATCGCACGCCTGAAGCCGGGCGAGACGCTGGTGGTGGCTGCCGCGACCGGGCCGGTGGGCGCGACCGTGGCGCAGCTGGCCAAGCTGCAGGGCGCGCGCGTGGTCGCCATCGCCGGTGGCGAGACCAAGCGCGCCTATCTGCAGACGCTGGGCGTGGACGTGGCGCTGGATCATCGCGTGGCTGATTTTGCGGACCAGCTGCGCGCGGCAGTGCCTGCGGGCATCGACGTGTACTTCGAGAATGTCGGTGGCCATGTGCTGGATGCGGTGCTGCCGCTGCTCAACGACTTCGCACGCATTCCGGTGTGCGGCACCATCGCCACCTACAACGAGCGGGGCGTCGAGCAGCTCGGCCCGGACCGGTTGCCCGCGCTGTTCAGCCAGATCCTGCGCCAGCGCCTGACCGTGCGTGGTTTCATCGTGCACGACTTCAACCACCTGTGGCCGGAGTTCGAACGCGAGATGCCGCAATGGCTGCGCGACGGTCGCATCCAGTACCGCGAGGATGTGGTGGAAGGGCTGGAGAATGCGCCGGAGGCGTTCTTCGGGCTGTTGCAGGGGCGCAACTTCGGCAAGCTGGTGGTGAAGCTGGATTGA
- a CDS encoding lipocalin family protein, which yields MPLRPALLACLLLAAFPVIAAEPVRAVDTLDIDRYAGQWHEIAHLPVSFQKQCVGEITANYGLRRDGRISVTNACRNGDGERVVAEGVARPVAGHPGQLQVRFVPDWLSWVPLVWADYWVLALDPDYQWALVGEPDRKYLWILSRMPEMDRARFEQLKEKAETMGYDLGPLRLMAPIRDTPAD from the coding sequence ATGCCTCTGCGCCCCGCCCTGCTCGCCTGCCTGCTGCTGGCCGCCTTCCCGGTGATCGCCGCCGAACCGGTGCGCGCAGTCGACACGCTGGACATCGACCGCTACGCAGGCCAGTGGCACGAGATCGCGCATCTTCCGGTCTCGTTCCAGAAGCAGTGCGTCGGCGAGATCACCGCCAACTACGGGCTGCGCCGCGATGGCCGCATCAGTGTCACCAATGCCTGCCGCAACGGCGACGGAGAACGCGTGGTTGCTGAAGGCGTTGCACGCCCGGTTGCCGGCCATCCCGGCCAGTTGCAGGTGCGCTTCGTGCCGGACTGGCTGAGCTGGGTCCCCCTGGTCTGGGCCGACTATTGGGTGCTGGCGCTGGACCCGGACTATCAGTGGGCGTTGGTCGGTGAGCCGGACCGTAAGTACCTGTGGATCCTCTCGCGCATGCCGGAAATGGATCGCGCCCGGTTCGAACAGTTGAAAGAGAAAGCCGAGACGATGGGCTACGACCTCGGCCCACTGCGCCTGATGGCTCCGATTCGCGATACGCCCGCCGACTGA
- a CDS encoding LEA type 2 family protein: protein MLHRFRIALIVLCTLALVACNNGIVKRVSEPAASLQQLTVRADGNWTVALRLQNYSSMPMTFDDVALALTVGDSDAGTLQAKPGISIGGTSADVINVDLVPSSAARLVVADALASNRTLAYGLKGTVAATPQEKKQRSFDISSRSTLNQAPGLPGVLR from the coding sequence ATGCTCCACCGCTTCCGTATCGCCTTGATCGTCCTGTGCACCCTCGCCCTTGTTGCCTGCAACAACGGCATCGTCAAGCGTGTTTCGGAACCGGCGGCCAGCCTGCAGCAGCTGACCGTGCGCGCCGACGGCAACTGGACCGTGGCCCTGCGCCTGCAGAACTACAGCTCCATGCCCATGACCTTCGATGACGTCGCTCTGGCGCTGACCGTCGGCGACAGCGACGCCGGCACGCTACAGGCCAAGCCGGGTATCTCCATCGGCGGCACTTCCGCCGATGTCATCAATGTCGACCTCGTGCCCAGCTCGGCCGCACGCCTGGTAGTGGCCGATGCGCTGGCCAGCAACCGCACCCTGGCCTATGGCCTGAAGGGAACGGTGGCGGCCACGCCGCAGGAAAAGAAGCAGCGCAGCTTCGACATCAGCAGCCGCAGCACCCTCAACCAGGCCCCTGGCCTGCCCGGCGTGCTGCGCTGA